A genomic segment from Tessaracoccus defluvii encodes:
- a CDS encoding putative RNA methyltransferase, translating to MSALGWLVCPRCGAPLSRRDGALVCPARHSFDIARQGYVNLLGHAAPANADTPAMVAARDRFLGGGHYAPIAAAVARGAAGARRILEVGAGTGHYLAAALDAAPDAEGLATDVSPAAARRAARCHPRAAAVVADTWAGLPLPDGAVDALLCVFAPRNPAEFDRLLAPTGRLVVAVPAAEHLGELRSRHGLLDVPGDKAAAIAAAWPAWSADVEEVRYRLDLTGDQVADLIAMGPNAFHTVPAAPEAASVTVAVDVVTLRR from the coding sequence GTGAGCGCGCTGGGCTGGCTCGTCTGCCCGCGGTGCGGCGCCCCGCTGAGCCGGCGTGACGGCGCGCTCGTCTGCCCGGCCCGCCACAGCTTCGACATCGCCCGGCAGGGGTACGTGAACCTCCTGGGGCACGCAGCCCCCGCCAACGCCGACACCCCGGCCATGGTCGCCGCCCGCGACCGGTTCCTGGGCGGCGGACACTACGCGCCCATCGCCGCCGCGGTCGCCCGCGGCGCCGCGGGGGCACGGCGGATCCTCGAGGTCGGGGCCGGCACCGGCCACTACCTGGCCGCCGCGCTCGACGCCGCCCCGGACGCGGAGGGGCTGGCCACCGACGTCTCCCCCGCCGCCGCCAGAAGGGCCGCCCGCTGTCATCCGCGCGCCGCCGCCGTCGTGGCCGACACCTGGGCGGGGCTGCCGTTACCCGACGGGGCCGTCGACGCCCTGCTGTGCGTGTTCGCCCCGCGCAACCCGGCGGAGTTCGACCGGCTCCTCGCCCCGACGGGGCGCCTCGTCGTCGCCGTCCCGGCCGCCGAGCATCTCGGCGAGCTCCGCTCCCGCCATGGGTTGCTCGACGTTCCTGGCGACAAGGCGGCCGCGATCGCCGCGGCGTGGCCGGCGTGGAGCGCCGACGTCGAGGAGGTCCGCTACCGGCTGGACCTCACCGGAGATCAGGTCGCCGACCTGATCGCCATGGGCCCCAACGCGTTCCACACCGTCCCGGCCGCCCCAGAGGCCGCCAGCGTCACCGTCGCCGTCGACGTCGTGACGCTCCGCCGCTGA
- a CDS encoding AAA family ATPase encodes MSVDADDLRGFLAAFQRLNELAASAAPTGALPQLSDALSGFLGASAGSMSTVAREVPHHRYADYDVALELLAGPDAQLLGIGGGDQRQHMSLADMVSSPWARLPTGPVDWANVPTGPDSTRRAIALGLRLFRYRDVPVAVLQRRRNQLTGTGVAVLEVLSPDTELAGELIEEVGRLATEHSVLRGNVITLDLIGFEGEGDGYRFLPRPDLPASDVVLPEGLLERITGHVTGIAAHAEALRRWGQHLKRGVLLYGPPGTGKTHTVRHLLGATTGHTVFVLHGETLSLVGLAAAMARNLQPSIVVLEDCDLVAMDRGFGAGARPLLFEVLDALDGLDSDADVAFLLTTNRVDVLEEALAQRPGRVDLAVEIPLPGERERRRLLELYRGAVPFTDAALDEVAHRSDARTASFFKELMRRAVLIAAEAEVAPADPHLHAALASLLDEQEKLSAKLITGFQDPTPYGDDA; translated from the coding sequence ATGAGTGTCGACGCCGATGATCTGCGCGGGTTCCTCGCCGCCTTCCAACGCCTCAACGAGCTGGCGGCCTCCGCCGCGCCCACGGGTGCCCTGCCCCAGCTCTCCGACGCGCTCAGCGGCTTCCTCGGCGCCAGCGCCGGCTCCATGTCGACGGTGGCCCGCGAGGTGCCCCACCACCGCTACGCCGACTACGACGTCGCCCTCGAGCTCCTCGCCGGCCCCGACGCGCAGCTGCTCGGCATCGGCGGCGGCGATCAGCGCCAGCACATGTCGCTGGCCGACATGGTGTCCTCCCCCTGGGCGAGGCTGCCGACCGGGCCGGTCGACTGGGCCAACGTGCCGACCGGCCCCGACTCCACGCGCCGCGCCATCGCTCTGGGGCTGCGGCTGTTCCGGTACCGCGACGTGCCGGTGGCCGTGCTGCAGCGACGCCGCAACCAGCTGACCGGCACCGGGGTGGCGGTGCTGGAGGTGCTCTCCCCCGACACCGAACTGGCCGGCGAACTCATCGAGGAGGTCGGGCGGCTCGCCACCGAGCACTCCGTGCTCCGGGGCAACGTGATCACGCTCGACCTGATCGGCTTCGAGGGTGAGGGCGACGGCTACCGTTTCCTGCCGCGCCCCGACCTTCCCGCCTCCGACGTGGTGCTGCCGGAGGGGCTGCTGGAGCGGATCACCGGGCACGTCACCGGCATCGCCGCGCACGCCGAGGCGCTGCGCCGCTGGGGGCAGCACCTGAAACGCGGCGTCCTCCTCTACGGGCCGCCCGGCACGGGCAAGACCCACACGGTCCGGCACCTGCTGGGCGCCACCACCGGCCACACGGTGTTCGTGCTGCACGGGGAGACCCTGTCGCTGGTGGGACTGGCCGCCGCCATGGCCCGCAACCTGCAGCCCTCCATCGTCGTCCTCGAGGACTGCGACCTGGTGGCGATGGACCGCGGCTTCGGGGCGGGCGCCCGCCCGCTGCTGTTCGAGGTGCTCGACGCCCTCGACGGGCTCGACTCCGACGCTGACGTCGCGTTCCTGCTGACCACGAACCGGGTCGACGTGCTGGAGGAGGCGCTCGCGCAGCGGCCGGGGCGCGTCGACCTCGCCGTCGAGATCCCGCTGCCCGGTGAGCGGGAGCGCCGCCGGCTGCTGGAGTTGTACCGGGGCGCGGTGCCCTTCACGGATGCCGCCCTGGACGAGGTGGCCCATCGCAGCGACGCGCGGACGGCGTCGTTCTTCAAGGAACTGATGCGCCGCGCGGTGCTGATCGCCGCAGAGGCGGAGGTCGCGCCGGCCGACCCGCACCTGCACGCGGCGCTGGCCTCCCTCCTCGACGAGCAGGAGAAGCTGTCGGCCAAGCTCATCACCGGCTTCCAGGACCCCACCCCGTACGGCGACGACGCATGA
- a CDS encoding ABC-F family ATP-binding cassette domain-containing protein, translating into MLQVKDIEVRAAARLLLAPISFQVIPGDRIGLVGRNGAGKTTLTRILAGEGLPAGGTVNRSGQLGYLPQDPRSGDPEQIARDRVLGARGLDQAMRRMRRAEETMATAGGSTRQEAMDAYSRAEAAFVAAGGYAAESEAARIAANLGLADRVLGQPLKTLSGGQRRRIELARILFSDADTLLLDEPTNHLDADSVVWLRSYLQTYPGGLIVISHDTELLDAVVNKVFHLDANRAELDIYSMNWKRYLAQRETDEKRRRRELANAERKAGQLMAQADKMRAKATKAVAAQNMAKRAEKLLAGVEGERVQDQVARIRFPEPAPCGKTPLRGFDLSKSYGSLEVFTAVDLAIDKGSKVVILGLNGAGKTTMLRILAGIEDPSSGRVELGHGARVGYYAQEHETLEVARSVLDNMKSSSPNLNDTDVRKVLGSFLFSGDDVEKPAKVLSGGEKTRLALAMLVVSAANVLLLDEPTNNLDPASRAEVLNAIRTYAGAVVLVTHDPGAVAALEPDRVLVLPDGVEDLWSDDYAELVDLA; encoded by the coding sequence GTGCTGCAGGTGAAGGACATCGAGGTGCGGGCCGCCGCCCGGCTACTGCTCGCCCCCATCAGTTTCCAGGTAATTCCGGGTGATCGCATCGGGCTGGTCGGGCGGAACGGGGCCGGTAAGACGACCCTCACTCGCATCCTGGCAGGTGAGGGGCTGCCCGCCGGAGGCACCGTCAACCGGTCCGGCCAGCTCGGCTATCTGCCCCAGGATCCCCGGTCCGGCGACCCCGAGCAGATCGCCCGCGACCGGGTGCTCGGGGCCCGCGGACTCGATCAGGCCATGCGCCGGATGCGTCGGGCCGAGGAGACCATGGCCACCGCGGGCGGATCCACCCGGCAGGAGGCGATGGACGCGTACTCCCGAGCCGAGGCGGCCTTCGTCGCGGCCGGCGGCTACGCCGCGGAGTCGGAGGCGGCCCGCATCGCCGCGAACCTCGGCCTTGCCGATCGGGTGCTCGGTCAGCCGCTCAAGACGCTCTCCGGTGGGCAGCGGCGCCGCATTGAGCTCGCCCGCATCCTGTTCTCCGATGCCGACACGCTGCTGCTCGACGAGCCCACCAACCACCTCGACGCCGACTCGGTCGTGTGGCTGCGGAGCTACCTGCAGACGTACCCCGGGGGCCTCATCGTCATCTCCCACGACACCGAGCTGCTCGACGCCGTCGTGAACAAGGTGTTCCACCTCGACGCCAACCGGGCAGAGCTCGACATCTACTCGATGAACTGGAAGCGCTACCTGGCCCAGCGGGAGACCGACGAGAAGCGTCGCAGACGTGAACTTGCCAACGCCGAACGCAAGGCCGGCCAGCTCATGGCGCAGGCCGACAAGATGCGGGCGAAGGCGACCAAAGCCGTCGCCGCCCAGAACATGGCCAAACGGGCCGAGAAGCTCCTGGCGGGCGTCGAGGGCGAGCGGGTGCAGGACCAGGTGGCCCGGATCCGGTTCCCCGAACCCGCCCCGTGCGGAAAGACCCCGCTGCGGGGCTTCGACCTCAGCAAATCGTACGGGTCGCTGGAGGTGTTCACCGCCGTCGACCTTGCCATCGACAAGGGCTCGAAGGTCGTCATCCTCGGGCTCAACGGCGCGGGAAAGACGACGATGCTGAGGATCCTCGCCGGCATCGAGGATCCCTCCTCAGGGCGGGTGGAACTCGGCCACGGCGCCCGCGTCGGCTACTACGCGCAGGAACACGAGACCCTCGAGGTCGCGCGCAGCGTGCTGGACAACATGAAGTCGTCGTCGCCGAACCTGAACGACACGGACGTGCGGAAGGTGCTCGGCTCGTTCCTGTTCAGCGGCGACGACGTCGAGAAGCCCGCCAAGGTCCTCTCCGGCGGCGAGAAGACGCGGCTGGCGCTGGCGATGCTCGTGGTGTCGGCGGCCAATGTGCTGCTGCTGGACGAGCCGACCAACAACCTGGACCCTGCCTCCCGGGCGGAGGTGCTCAACGCCATCCGCACCTACGCCGGCGCCGTCGTGCTGGTCACGCACGATCCCGGCGCCGTCGCCGCTCTGGAGCCCGACCGGGTGCTCGTGCTGCCGGACGGCGTCGAGGACCTGTGGTCGGACGACTACGCGGAGCTGGTCGATCTCGCCTGA
- the rarD gene encoding EamA family transporter RarD produces MRDERAGIGYGVAAYVLWGAFPLYFVLFARSGPVEIVAHRALWSLGFCVLLLAGTRGWASLREALANRKVVGALAVAGVLIAVNWTTYVYGISVGRTLDAALGYFINPLAVALLGILVLGERLSRLQWVAMGLGAAAVAVLVVGYGDVPIIALTLAVSFGLYSLVKKMAGASVAPVPGLAIETAAIAPVALGYLGWLSVTGQATMGPPTAYWLLLASTGVVTAVPLLLFAAAARRVSMVTIAILQYLAPIGQFLLGWLVFDEPMPPARWAGFALVWGAVAAFVVDAVIRQPRPSGTGGFARRA; encoded by the coding sequence GTGCGGGATGAACGGGCAGGGATCGGTTACGGCGTCGCTGCCTACGTCCTCTGGGGTGCGTTCCCCCTCTATTTCGTCCTGTTCGCCCGCTCGGGCCCGGTCGAGATCGTCGCCCACCGCGCGCTGTGGTCGCTGGGCTTCTGCGTGCTGCTGCTGGCGGGCACCAGGGGCTGGGCCTCGCTGCGGGAGGCGCTCGCCAACCGCAAGGTGGTCGGCGCGCTCGCGGTCGCGGGCGTGCTCATCGCAGTCAACTGGACGACCTATGTCTACGGCATCAGCGTCGGCAGGACACTGGACGCCGCGCTCGGCTACTTCATCAACCCTCTGGCCGTGGCCCTCCTCGGCATCCTCGTCCTCGGCGAGCGGCTCAGCCGGCTCCAATGGGTGGCGATGGGGTTGGGGGCGGCGGCCGTCGCCGTCCTCGTCGTCGGCTATGGCGACGTTCCCATCATCGCGCTCACGCTGGCTGTGTCGTTCGGCCTCTACTCGCTCGTGAAGAAAATGGCGGGGGCCTCGGTGGCACCCGTGCCGGGCCTGGCGATCGAAACCGCGGCGATCGCGCCCGTGGCGCTCGGCTACCTCGGGTGGTTGTCGGTCACCGGCCAGGCCACGATGGGCCCGCCGACTGCGTACTGGCTGCTGCTGGCGAGCACTGGCGTGGTGACGGCGGTGCCGTTGCTGCTGTTCGCGGCTGCGGCGCGGCGGGTGTCGATGGTGACCATCGCAATCCTCCAGTACCTCGCGCCGATCGGGCAGTTCCTGCTGGGGTGGCTGGTCTTCGACGAGCCCATGCCGCCTGCGCGGTGGGCCGGATTCGCGCTCGTCTGGGGCGCCGTGGCGGCCTTCGTCGTGGACGCCGTCATCCGCCAGCCGAGGCCGAGCGGCACCGGCGGGTTTGCCCGCAGGGCGTGA
- a CDS encoding glycoside-pentoside-hexuronide (GPH):cation symporter produces MNRWAFGLGTLGRDGLAALVSMFLMFYLSDVLDISGAQFAAISGVMVAMRIFDAVNDPFMGVVVDNTRSRWGKFKPWILLGAVAWAGASLLMFADLGVRGWGYVVLFTVVYLVYEVSYTINDISFWSMLPALTEDQAERERVGAVARICANIGLFAVVVGILPVTSALAPVLGSDEAAWFAVVCVLAVVMLAFQAITLIFAKEQVTAKEPERTRVLELFGVIGRNDQLLWVTLSMVLFMTGYGITTSLGVYYFKYIVGDEGAYSIFAAILAVAQITALVCFPLISKRLRRGQIHLLASALMAAGYVVFLFAGTSLPVTGVAGVLLFSGQGMIQLLMVMFIADSVEYGELKLGRRNESVTFSIQPFIYKLSNAFAVAVVGATVLWTGLDTATSAADVTPGHAWLFRMSMMVVPMLLVVVSYLVMRAKYVLDEERYAAILAELTRRRADA; encoded by the coding sequence ATGAACCGCTGGGCCTTCGGGCTGGGCACGCTCGGGCGCGACGGCCTCGCCGCGCTGGTGTCGATGTTCCTCATGTTCTACCTGAGCGACGTCCTCGACATCTCGGGCGCCCAGTTCGCGGCCATCAGCGGCGTCATGGTCGCGATGCGGATCTTCGACGCCGTCAACGACCCGTTCATGGGCGTCGTCGTCGACAACACCCGCAGCCGGTGGGGCAAGTTCAAGCCCTGGATCCTGCTCGGCGCGGTGGCCTGGGCGGGGGCGAGCCTGCTGATGTTCGCCGACCTCGGCGTCCGCGGCTGGGGCTACGTCGTGCTGTTCACCGTGGTGTACCTCGTCTACGAGGTGTCGTACACGATCAACGACATCTCCTTCTGGTCGATGCTGCCCGCGCTGACGGAGGACCAGGCGGAGCGGGAGCGCGTCGGCGCCGTCGCCCGCATCTGCGCCAACATCGGGCTCTTCGCCGTCGTCGTGGGCATCCTGCCGGTGACCAGCGCGCTGGCACCCGTCCTGGGCTCCGACGAGGCCGCCTGGTTCGCCGTCGTGTGCGTGCTGGCGGTCGTCATGCTGGCCTTCCAGGCCATCACGCTGATCTTCGCCAAGGAGCAGGTCACGGCCAAGGAGCCGGAGCGCACCCGCGTCCTCGAACTGTTCGGCGTCATCGGCCGCAACGACCAGCTGCTCTGGGTGACGCTGTCGATGGTGCTGTTCATGACGGGCTACGGCATCACCACGTCGCTGGGCGTCTACTACTTCAAGTACATCGTCGGCGACGAGGGCGCCTACTCGATCTTCGCCGCCATCCTCGCCGTCGCGCAGATCACGGCGCTCGTCTGCTTCCCGCTCATCTCGAAGCGGCTGCGGCGCGGCCAGATCCACCTGCTCGCCAGCGCCCTCATGGCGGCGGGCTACGTCGTCTTCCTGTTCGCCGGCACCTCGCTGCCGGTGACGGGGGTGGCCGGGGTCCTCCTGTTCTCCGGGCAGGGCATGATCCAGCTGCTCATGGTGATGTTCATCGCCGACAGCGTCGAGTACGGCGAGCTGAAGCTCGGCCGCCGCAACGAGTCGGTCACTTTCTCGATCCAGCCGTTCATCTACAAGCTGAGCAACGCCTTCGCGGTCGCCGTCGTGGGCGCCACTGTCCTGTGGACCGGACTGGACACGGCGACGTCGGCGGCGGACGTCACGCCCGGCCACGCCTGGCTGTTCCGGATGTCGATGATGGTGGTCCCCATGCTGCTCGTGGTCGTCAGCTACCTGGTGATGCGGGCAAAGTACGTGCTCGACGAGGAGCGCTACGCCGCCATCCTCGCGGAACTCACCAGGAGGAGGGCCGATGCCTGA
- a CDS encoding alpha-glucosidase, with translation MPEPLTRSSRIRDVYATPTGRDALDKLLLQTGLPKGLVRAVGGLPLGVVDRLASRFAGPGLVDAVISLANTEPGAPPVDAPAESPWWREAVFYQVYPRSFADSDGDGVGDLRGIIDHLDHLADLGVDCLWLSPIFDSPNEDMGYDVRDYRAVMAEMGTLADVDELIAGCHERGMRIILDLVVNHTSAEHEWFRRAVADPDGPYGRYYFLVEGTPDAPPNNWLSFFSGSAWRWLPEIERWALHLFAPGQMDLRWDTPAVRREVADIVAWWLDRGIDGFRLDVINYISKPEGLPDGNAFVGQLMEFTGVETYFYGPRLGEFLEGLRRDGFTRRTAPASTPRRRLPDGTLGDPLPPDEVGVMVGETPGIGVELGRMLSAAGQDRLDLVFNFDVLDTPGHTRWDAYRYDPEYLKRYFLGYSSRLTDADWLAVFFDNHDNPRMLSKFAGGAESDPDVRTAVGKLLATIQLTMRGTPFLFQGQELAAVDQAFSGPAQMRDVETLNRYASLLAEGRGAAEAWAEILAGTRDHARVPMRWTPDGGFTTGEPWLAGTDRATGFSAQEQAADPDSVYSWHRDLIRLRRANRALTAGGIRWVRPERRGYLAYERFLGDDRFLIECNITPRPLHRPRFDGHVEPLLGGPRTETMAPWAATVGRVRPGR, from the coding sequence ATGCCTGAACCGTTGACGCGGTCGAGCAGGATCCGCGACGTCTACGCCACCCCGACGGGCCGTGACGCGCTCGACAAGCTGCTGCTGCAGACCGGCCTGCCGAAGGGCCTGGTCCGTGCCGTCGGCGGGCTGCCGCTCGGCGTCGTCGACCGGCTCGCCAGCCGCTTCGCCGGGCCGGGGCTGGTCGACGCGGTCATCTCCCTGGCCAACACCGAGCCGGGCGCTCCCCCGGTCGACGCGCCCGCGGAGTCGCCCTGGTGGCGGGAGGCTGTCTTCTACCAGGTCTACCCCCGTTCCTTCGCCGACTCGGACGGCGACGGCGTCGGCGACCTGCGCGGCATCATCGACCATCTCGACCACCTGGCCGACCTCGGCGTCGACTGCCTGTGGCTGTCGCCCATCTTCGACTCCCCCAACGAGGACATGGGCTACGACGTGCGCGACTACCGCGCCGTCATGGCGGAGATGGGCACCCTCGCCGACGTCGACGAACTCATCGCCGGCTGCCACGAGCGGGGCATGCGGATCATCCTCGACCTGGTCGTCAACCACACCTCGGCGGAGCACGAGTGGTTCCGCCGCGCCGTCGCCGACCCCGACGGACCGTACGGCCGGTACTACTTCCTCGTCGAGGGCACCCCCGACGCGCCGCCGAACAACTGGCTCTCGTTCTTCTCCGGCTCCGCGTGGCGCTGGCTTCCCGAGATCGAGCGGTGGGCGTTGCACCTGTTCGCGCCCGGCCAGATGGACCTGCGGTGGGACACCCCCGCCGTCCGTCGCGAGGTGGCCGACATCGTCGCCTGGTGGCTCGATCGCGGCATCGACGGGTTCCGCCTCGACGTCATCAACTACATCTCCAAGCCCGAGGGCCTCCCGGACGGCAACGCCTTCGTGGGGCAGTTGATGGAGTTCACCGGCGTCGAGACGTACTTCTACGGCCCGCGGCTCGGCGAGTTCCTGGAGGGGCTGCGCCGCGACGGCTTCACCCGCCGGACGGCGCCCGCCTCGACCCCGCGGCGACGGCTGCCCGACGGCACCCTCGGCGATCCGCTGCCCCCCGACGAGGTGGGCGTCATGGTCGGCGAGACGCCAGGCATCGGCGTCGAGCTGGGCCGGATGCTGAGCGCGGCCGGGCAGGACCGGCTCGACCTGGTGTTCAACTTCGACGTGCTGGACACGCCGGGGCACACGCGCTGGGACGCGTACCGCTACGACCCCGAATACCTCAAGCGCTACTTCCTCGGCTACTCGTCGCGGCTCACGGACGCCGACTGGCTCGCCGTCTTCTTCGACAACCATGACAACCCGCGGATGCTGAGCAAGTTCGCCGGAGGCGCCGAGTCGGACCCGGACGTGCGCACCGCGGTCGGCAAGCTGCTCGCGACGATCCAGCTGACGATGCGCGGCACGCCGTTCCTGTTCCAGGGACAGGAACTGGCCGCGGTGGACCAGGCCTTCAGCGGCCCGGCGCAGATGCGTGACGTGGAGACCCTCAACCGGTACGCCTCGCTGCTCGCGGAGGGGCGGGGTGCGGCGGAGGCGTGGGCGGAGATCCTGGCCGGCACCCGCGACCACGCCCGGGTGCCCATGCGGTGGACCCCCGACGGCGGGTTCACCACCGGGGAGCCGTGGCTGGCGGGGACCGATCGCGCGACGGGGTTCAGCGCCCAGGAGCAGGCGGCCGACCCCGACTCCGTCTACTCCTGGCACCGCGACCTGATCCGGCTGCGCAGGGCCAACCGGGCTCTGACGGCCGGCGGGATCCGCTGGGTGCGGCCGGAGCGGCGCGGCTACCTCGCCTACGAGCGGTTCCTCGGCGACGACCGGTTCCTCATCGAGTGCAACATCACGCCCCGGCCGCTGCACCGTCCCCGCTTCGACGGCCACGTGGAGCCGCTGCTCGGGGGACCGAGGACGGAGACGATGGCGCCGTGGGCGGCGACGGTCGGCCGGGTGCGGCCAGGGCGCTGA
- a CDS encoding phosphoglucomutase/phosphomannomutase family protein, translating to MARISFGTGGWRAIIGDEFIRANVRLLAAALAERMRDEGTAGEGIVIGYDRRFLSDVAAEWAAEVFAGYDIPTRVIRVAQAPTPLIMWTVKDLDLPYGMAITASHNPALYNGIKVFTRGGKDADEDVTGDVERRMGLLEGPTEDEIPSVPYARALSTGAIEEINTFNGYIDSIIAQVDMEAIRSAGLKVALDPMFGVSKTSLQTILMTARVDVEVINDRHDTLFGGRLPSPTTHTLQALKRYVVENGCDLGIATDGDADRIGIIDDLGNFLHPNQLLVILYWYLLQYKGWTGPVVRNVATTSLLDDLAARFGEQAYEVPVGFKWISGKMLETDAIIGGESSGGLTVRGHIAGKDGIYAAALLVEMIAVVGKPMSQIYAEITGQFDPHYMAETDFAFDPERKPEILDTLMVRRELPAFSEPVVRTSYEDGCKVYFADGWIIARFSGTEPLLRIFCELPTQERAERCCDEFRAFLGL from the coding sequence GTGGCACGAATCAGTTTTGGTACCGGTGGCTGGCGCGCGATCATCGGCGATGAGTTCATCCGCGCGAACGTGAGGCTGCTGGCTGCGGCCCTCGCCGAACGCATGCGTGACGAGGGCACGGCGGGCGAGGGGATCGTGATCGGGTACGACCGCCGCTTCCTCTCCGACGTCGCGGCCGAGTGGGCCGCGGAGGTGTTCGCCGGCTACGACATCCCCACCCGGGTGATCCGCGTCGCGCAGGCGCCGACCCCGCTGATCATGTGGACCGTCAAGGACCTCGACCTGCCGTACGGCATGGCCATCACCGCCTCCCACAACCCCGCCCTCTACAACGGCATCAAGGTCTTCACCCGCGGCGGCAAGGACGCGGACGAGGACGTGACGGGCGACGTCGAGCGCCGGATGGGCCTCCTGGAGGGGCCGACGGAGGACGAGATCCCCAGCGTCCCCTACGCGCGGGCGCTGTCGACCGGGGCCATCGAGGAGATCAACACCTTCAACGGCTACATCGACTCGATCATCGCGCAGGTGGACATGGAGGCGATCCGCAGCGCGGGTCTCAAGGTGGCGCTCGACCCGATGTTCGGTGTCTCGAAGACGTCGCTGCAGACCATCCTCATGACGGCGCGCGTCGACGTCGAGGTCATCAACGACCGCCACGACACCCTCTTCGGGGGCAGGCTGCCGTCGCCGACCACCCACACGCTGCAGGCGCTGAAGCGCTACGTGGTGGAGAACGGCTGCGACCTCGGCATCGCGACCGACGGCGACGCCGACCGCATCGGCATCATCGACGACCTCGGCAACTTCCTGCACCCGAACCAGCTCCTGGTGATCCTCTACTGGTACCTGCTGCAGTACAAGGGCTGGACGGGCCCCGTGGTCCGCAACGTGGCCACCACCTCGCTCCTCGACGACCTGGCCGCCCGTTTCGGCGAGCAGGCCTACGAGGTGCCCGTCGGCTTCAAGTGGATCTCGGGCAAGATGCTGGAGACCGACGCGATCATCGGCGGCGAGTCCTCGGGCGGCCTGACGGTGCGCGGCCACATCGCAGGCAAGGACGGCATCTACGCCGCGGCGCTGCTGGTGGAGATGATCGCCGTCGTCGGCAAACCCATGAGCCAGATCTACGCCGAGATCACGGGCCAGTTCGACCCGCACTACATGGCCGAGACGGACTTCGCGTTCGATCCAGAGCGCAAGCCCGAGATCCTTGACACGCTCATGGTGCGGCGCGAACTGCCCGCCTTCAGTGAGCCGGTGGTCAGGACCTCCTACGAGGACGGCTGCAAGGTCTACTTCGCCGACGGCTGGATCATCGCGCGCTTCTCGGGCACCGAGCCCCTGCTGCGGATCTTCTGCGAACTGCCGACGCAGGAGCGGGCCGAGCGCTGCTGCGACGAGTTCCGGGCGTTCCTGGGGCTCTGA
- a CDS encoding response regulator, which translates to MTDADAPIRVLLAEDDPLARRAVDNYLSRTPDITLIGMATDGAEAVTMAAELRPDVVLVDIHMPRLDGIEVTRRVTSPPINAKAVCFTALGDDRTLTRAIQVGASGFLLKTDSPALIIHGIRSAYSGDALVSPKLVASLLRDTLDRAAAPADLSPGDRKLLGLIGRGLSNAEIAEEMHLAVGTIKTYVSRLLLRYERPNRAALAALAYQWRLVED; encoded by the coding sequence ATGACTGACGCCGATGCTCCGATCCGGGTTCTGCTGGCCGAGGACGACCCGCTCGCGCGACGCGCCGTCGACAACTATCTGTCCCGCACACCCGACATCACGCTCATCGGGATGGCCACGGACGGCGCGGAGGCCGTCACCATGGCGGCCGAACTGCGCCCGGACGTCGTGCTGGTCGACATCCACATGCCCCGTCTCGACGGCATCGAAGTGACCCGCCGCGTCACGTCGCCGCCCATCAACGCGAAGGCCGTGTGCTTCACCGCGCTGGGGGACGACAGGACCCTGACCCGTGCGATCCAGGTGGGAGCCTCGGGCTTCCTTCTCAAGACCGACTCTCCCGCCCTCATCATCCACGGCATCCGCAGCGCCTACTCCGGGGATGCGCTGGTCTCACCCAAGCTGGTCGCCAGCCTGTTGCGCGACACGCTCGACAGGGCCGCCGCGCCGGCCGACCTCTCCCCGGGCGACCGGAAGCTCCTCGGCCTCATCGGACGCGGCCTCAGCAACGCCGAGATCGCGGAAGAGATGCACTTGGCGGTGGGCACCATCAAGACCTACGTCAGCCGGCTGCTGCTGCGTTACGAACGCCCGAACCGTGCCGCGCTAGCAGCGCTGGCCTATCAGTGGCGCCTCGTCGAAGACTGA
- a CDS encoding SURF1 family cytochrome oxidase biogenesis protein produces the protein MSRQARRWIALGVLATVLAVTFVMLGRWQLSRLDERRAANAIVVAHRDMPVQPYGQVMGGPIGDDDQWFQVTATGTYLPEQFQVRYRSLDGAYGSEVVAVLQTDAGDHLLVDRGFLQREGSRPDGDVPAVTPGEVTVTGYVRRNERGDSIAMEPHEGQIRLISSEALGQSLGLDLLDGFIALSESTPADVGGLTPVPPPDLSEGPHLSYALQWFAFTVVGVIGVGVLVRADIRDRRKASAKAAA, from the coding sequence TTGAGCCGTCAAGCAAGACGCTGGATCGCACTCGGGGTGCTGGCGACCGTCCTCGCCGTCACGTTCGTGATGCTCGGCCGCTGGCAGTTGTCCCGCCTCGACGAGCGCAGGGCCGCCAACGCGATCGTCGTCGCCCACCGCGACATGCCGGTCCAGCCCTATGGACAGGTGATGGGTGGCCCCATCGGCGACGACGACCAGTGGTTCCAGGTCACGGCGACCGGCACCTACCTGCCCGAGCAGTTCCAGGTCCGCTACCGCTCCCTCGACGGCGCCTACGGCAGTGAGGTGGTGGCCGTGCTGCAGACCGACGCTGGCGACCACCTGCTGGTCGACCGTGGCTTCCTGCAACGGGAGGGTTCGCGCCCCGACGGCGACGTGCCCGCCGTCACGCCCGGCGAGGTCACCGTCACGGGCTACGTGCGCCGCAACGAGCGCGGCGACTCCATCGCCATGGAGCCGCACGAGGGGCAGATCCGTCTCATCAGCTCCGAGGCGCTGGGACAGAGCCTCGGGCTCGACCTCCTCGACGGGTTCATCGCGCTCAGCGAATCGACCCCGGCGGATGTCGGCGGACTCACGCCGGTACCCCCGCCCGATCTCAGCGAGGGCCCACACCTCAGCTACGCGCTGCAGTGGTTCGCCTTCACCGTCGTCGGCGTCATCGGCGTCGGCGTGCTGGTGCGCGCCGACATCCGCGACCGGCGGAAGGCGAGCGCGAAGGCCGCCGCGTGA